DNA from Streptomyces sp. NBC_01476:
TGCGTCCACGTGGATCTGGGGCAGCACCGAGACCGTCGCCGTCATCGCCTTGATGATCGCCGGGTATCTGGTCTCCGGACGCATCGCCCGCCGCCGTGCCGCCGCCGTCCCGGCTGTCGCGGCGACCGGCCCGGGCGACCTCGTCGGAGCGTGACGCTGCGCCGCCCTCCCGTCCGGGTGCGGGACGTACGACAGGCACGGCGCCGGCTGCGCGGCCGGCGCCGTGCCTGTTCACGCTCCCGGGTTACGGGGCGGGGGTCGCGCTCACGTCGGCGCTGTACACCAGCGCCACGCGGTGGTTGTACTGGATGGTGTACATCGTCTTCGCACCCGTCACGACCGCACCCGAGGTGAAGTAGTCGGCGGTCGCGGCAGCGGGCCGGGTGGCGACGTACGCCTGTCCCGCGGGCACCGTGTAGAAGCTCAACGGCGCCTGGGTGGAGGGCGAGAGCCCGGCCGGGTACTCCGCGGCGTCCGGGTAGCTCGACCCGTAGACCGCCACCGGGGAGGTGCTCGCGGCGGTGATCACCTTGACGCCGTGGGCCCGGGTGGTGTTGCACCCGCCGGGGTTGTAGAACCAGACCTTCGCGCCGCTGTACCAGATGGCCGTCCAGTCGCCGCTGCGGCCGGCGACGACGAACTGCTGCCCGGCCTGTGCGGTGCTGCCCCAGTCGCTGATGTCGTTGGTGCCGGGCGCCGTGCCGTGGAGCGCCTGGTCCCCGAAGAGGGGCGCGGTCGCGTCGGGCGCGGTGCGCAGGTAAACGAAGTTGGCGTTCTGCTGCTGCGCGGTGCAGGAGGGGGTGGCCCCGGTCGGGTCGTCGGCCGGGCAGACCTCGACGGTCTGCACGTTCCGGCTGTAGCCGGGCGCGATGGTCACGACCGACCCCACCGGTCCGACACCGTGCGCCCCGGTCACGGGGGCGCCGAGCAGCGCCATGAAGTGCTCCCAGTCCCAGCCGGTGCCCGGGTCCCAGTGCATCCCGGCGACAAGGCTGGAGTTGGGCCCCGCGACGTTGTCGTGACCGATGATGTGCTCGCGGTCGAGCGGGATGCCGAAGCGGTGCGCGAGGTAGCGCACGAGATCGGCGGTCGCCTCGTACTGCGCCTCGGTGTACCAGGTGGCGCCGTGCGCGGCGTATCCCTCGTGCTCGATGCCGATCGAGTGCAGGTTGGTCGAGTAGTTGCCCGCGTGGAAGGCGATGTCCTTCGTGGGCACCATCTGCGTCACCGCGCCGTCGGACGAACGCATCACGTAGTGCGCCGAATCCCCGCCGGGAGCCTGGAAGGTGGCGATGGCGGAGTCGTACGACGACTCGGTGTCGTGGATGACGATGGTGTCGATCTTGATGCCGTTGGCCGGCCGGTCGGACACCTGGCCGTTGGACGCCGCGGCCGGAATGAAGGTGCACAGCACGGTGGGCGGGCACTCGGCCTGGGTGGCCGGCGTCGCCAGCAGGTGCAGGGCGTTGAGTTCGGTGGTCGCCGGCCGCAGCGCGGGCGCCGCCTGCAGGCTGACCTGCTGGCCGTCCCGGGTCGTCCGCCCGGCACCGGTCCGCAGGGTGCCGAAGACCCGGTTGGCGAAGATCTCCGCGCTCTGCTTCTGCGCCGACTGGCTGTAGCGGGCGACGGCTCCGTACCACTGGCCCGCGTCGGTGGGGTAACTGCCCACCAGGGCCTTCTCGTACGAGGCGAGCAGCGCCGCGCCGCCGAGGATGTTGGCGGCCGGGTCGGTCCGCAGCTGCGCCTCGGGCAGTCCGGTCAGTGCCGCCGCGGCCTGCAGGGTGTGCTGCGCCGGGCTCTTGGCGAACGCCGCCAGGTCGCCCTTGTCCGCGGCGCCGGCGCCGCCGCCGGCCATCATCTCCTCGGTCACATCGGTGAGGTGCAGGGGACCGTAGCCGCCGTCGCTGCTGGGCGTGCCCGCGTGCGTCTCCCAGGCGGACTCCTGGTAGGCCAGTCCCAGCAGCACGCTCACGGGTATGTGGTACTTCGCGGCCGCCGCGGCGAACTCACCCTGCCTTGCCGTGGTTCCGGTGTCCTTCGGGGCGCCCGCCTGTGCGGTCATCGGGAGGGCCACGACGCTGCCGGCGGCCAGCGCGGCGACGGCGAGCACGACGGGCGGCCGGAATCTTGATTTCCTCTTGTGCAAGAGAGTTGTCCTTGTCATAGGGCATGGTCGGTGGGATTCAGGAGCGAGACGGGGTCTCCCATGAGCCACAGGCCCCGCAGGCCCCGCGAGTCCCACCTGGATGATGCTCGACATC
Protein-coding regions in this window:
- a CDS encoding N-acetylmuramoyl-L-alanine amidase gives rise to the protein MTRTTLLHKRKSRFRPPVVLAVAALAAGSVVALPMTAQAGAPKDTGTTARQGEFAAAAAKYHIPVSVLLGLAYQESAWETHAGTPSSDGGYGPLHLTDVTEEMMAGGGAGAADKGDLAAFAKSPAQHTLQAAAALTGLPEAQLRTDPAANILGGAALLASYEKALVGSYPTDAGQWYGAVARYSQSAQKQSAEIFANRVFGTLRTGAGRTTRDGQQVSLQAAPALRPATTELNALHLLATPATQAECPPTVLCTFIPAAASNGQVSDRPANGIKIDTIVIHDTESSYDSAIATFQAPGGDSAHYVMRSSDGAVTQMVPTKDIAFHAGNYSTNLHSIGIEHEGYAAHGATWYTEAQYEATADLVRYLAHRFGIPLDREHIIGHDNVAGPNSSLVAGMHWDPGTGWDWEHFMALLGAPVTGAHGVGPVGSVVTIAPGYSRNVQTVEVCPADDPTGATPSCTAQQQNANFVYLRTAPDATAPLFGDQALHGTAPGTNDISDWGSTAQAGQQFVVAGRSGDWTAIWYSGAKVWFYNPGGCNTTRAHGVKVITAASTSPVAVYGSSYPDAAEYPAGLSPSTQAPLSFYTVPAGQAYVATRPAAATADYFTSGAVVTGAKTMYTIQYNHRVALVYSADVSATPAP